GCGGCGACTGCGCGCCTTGCGCCAGGAGAGGGGTCTGTCGCAGGAGCAATTAGCTCACCTCGCCGGACTTGACCGGACATACGTAAGCAGCTGCGAGGCCGGGCGGCGCAACGCGACCATCAAGACGCTGGAACGCCTCGCTGCCGCCCTCGAAATAGAGGTCAGCGGCAGCGTTGGGCGCGTTGGGCGCGTTGCCCTTGGACCTCTCTCGTCTCTCATGTCGCGTCCTACGCGATGCCGCCCAGGCGCCGTATCTCCTGCTTGTGCTTGGCTTCGGCGGCCAACTTGTGTGGCACCTTTGCCGCACGCTGAACCCGCTTCAGCTGCTTGTCTACATGGTCACCCTGCGCATCGGGGCGGATCACGCAGGCAACGAGCATCTCCGCGAGCTCATCCAACGCGACGCGGTTGCCCGAGTCCGACTTGATCTCTGCGCGCAACTTGGTGAGCACCGACTCCGTGAGAATGAGCTTGGCGATGTTGCTGGCCGCCAGCGCACGCTTGCGCTGATAGAACATCTCGAGTTCGTCCTTACGCTGCGCCTCCGGGGTGAGCAAGTACAAGTAGTCCACCTTGTCCTTGGGCTTCTGGTCCTCATCGAGGAGGCTGACCTCGAAGACCAGCTCATGCTCGACCGGCTTGTTGAAGAGGACGCGATACAGCTGCCACTCAGCGCCGTTGGTGAGGATGACCCATTCGACGCCCTCGCTGGCGGCGTAGGAAACCGCTTGGTAGAGATGGTTGTCGTTGAGACGCGAGGAAACCGCCTTCACTTCAATGATGACGAAATGCTTGCCATCCTTCCGGATAACGAAGTCGGCGAAACTGCCCTTGATGCGGTACTCACCAGTGAGGTTGTCGAAGGCGTCCCAGCCGAGAGCGTCGCTCACCATCGAAGAGACAATCATGCGGGTGTCGCTCTCCTTGGCACCGTTCGCCCGAGCTTTCTGCGCGACAATCTTGAACCTACGAATCCCCTTCGCGACGCGCTCGCGCGCCTTGTCCTGGTAAACCGCCATCAGAGTCCCCCTCCGAACGACTGCCTTCACACCGAGTGTAGCCGAAGACCCCGGCACCGAGGTCACAAGTGTCTTACCTAGTCACTATGTGTTGAGTGCCAACACATCGTGGACAAGAAGATGTGCCACGACATCGTG
This sequence is a window from Actinomycetota bacterium. Protein-coding genes within it:
- a CDS encoding type I restriction enzyme HsdR N-terminal domain-containing protein, whose amino-acid sequence is MAVYQDKARERVAKGIRRFKIVAQKARANGAKESDTRMIVSSMVSDALGWDAFDNLTGEYRIKGSFADFVIRKDGKHFVIIEVKAVSSRLNDNHLYQAVSYAASEGVEWVILTNGAEWQLYRVLFNKPVEHELVFEVSLLDEDQKPKDKVDYLYLLTPEAQRKDELEMFYQRKRALAASNIAKLILTESVLTKLRAEIKSDSGNRVALDELAEMLVACVIRPDAQGDHVDKQLKRVQRAAKVPHKLAAEAKHKQEIRRLGGIA